A single window of Rubripirellula lacrimiformis DNA harbors:
- a CDS encoding DUF1553 domain-containing protein: MYRISVTCALLIANAAMPMSSAFANQVDFVRDVQPILQTHCYSCHGQETQKSGLRLDIKSEAFKGGDGWGESIIRGDSGESPLIEMVRSSDADSRMPPDGDPLSDSQIDLLVRWVEQGAEWPDGVDSAKLEDRMDHWSLKPVTAPPLPEVQQQDWPLSDLDRFVLAKLEQNGLKPSPPADPITWLRRVTLDLTGLPPTINEVAQFLKHAKDGDAAYAAVVDRLLQSPRYGERWAQHWLDVVRYADTHGFEVNTERPNAWPYRDYVIDALNRDTPYDQFIKQQIAGDASGHDAATGFLVTASVLLPGQIGKDAPSIRLARQDALDEIVNNIGQTFLGLSVGCARCHDHKFDPITAKDYYEMQAFVAGVEYSDREVQSPETEARKRSVVALRKRLSTIEQKLTQFVPTAMPAQTPQADSMVANAQQNIESFPPVESKFVRFTIHDSNLHPSLGLIEPCLDEFEILTDEENPINVALASLGTKVTASGSRSSAKHKLEHVNDGRYGNARSWMSDSNGTGWVQFELADPVRIAQVVWSRDRDGKLADRLPIAYTLESGLSLDQMQPLVHVQPRRPPVQPSLNIDRFTPVPAKRLRFTVMSTNNLEPCIDELEVFNADGNNIALASVGTKVTTSGDTVVADRHDPQFVNDGTYGNSRSWMSNESGKGWVELQFADEQEITRVLWGRDRKGKFSDRLATSYKIEVANDDSTDKWMVVADSTDRHDWKPDADRRPTYSLAGLSPDDSRTAQKLLEQKQSTEARIAQAERAKLAFAGTFRKPDDIHRLSRGDPEQPKEPVTPAVLSALGDLTLPADTEEQDRRIALADWIIQPDNPMTARVMANRIWQWHFGVGPVETPNDFGRNGAEPTHPELLDSLAIKFIESGWSIKRMNRMIVLSATYRQQSAHQPEAAAKDADVKLLWRYPSRRLDAEAIRDGMLAVNGQLNLTMGGRGFSLFNKRGGLSGFTPVESFQRDGLRRMVYAHKVRRETDAVFGAFDCPDGGQSAAKRSESTTPIQALNLFNSRFTIEQAAAFARLLRQQAGDDHEQQLRAAYQIALNRDPEADELADAVPIVHQYGLETFCRALFNSNEFLFLP, from the coding sequence ATGTACCGAATTTCTGTCACCTGCGCACTGTTGATCGCCAACGCAGCGATGCCGATGTCGTCGGCCTTTGCAAACCAAGTGGACTTCGTTCGCGACGTGCAACCGATTTTGCAAACCCATTGTTATTCGTGCCATGGCCAGGAAACCCAGAAAAGTGGCCTCCGGTTGGATATCAAATCCGAAGCTTTCAAGGGTGGCGACGGATGGGGAGAGAGCATCATTCGAGGCGATTCGGGCGAAAGTCCGCTGATCGAAATGGTCCGCAGTTCTGACGCGGATTCGCGAATGCCTCCCGATGGTGACCCGCTGTCCGATTCCCAAATTGATCTGCTGGTCCGTTGGGTCGAACAAGGCGCGGAGTGGCCCGATGGTGTGGATTCGGCGAAATTGGAAGACCGCATGGATCACTGGTCTCTGAAACCGGTGACGGCACCGCCGCTTCCCGAGGTCCAACAGCAGGATTGGCCATTGTCCGATCTGGATCGATTCGTGCTTGCGAAATTGGAACAGAACGGTCTGAAGCCTTCGCCGCCTGCCGATCCGATCACGTGGCTGCGACGTGTGACATTGGATCTGACCGGTCTGCCGCCGACGATCAACGAAGTCGCGCAGTTTCTTAAACACGCAAAGGATGGTGACGCAGCCTACGCAGCCGTTGTTGACCGGTTGCTGCAATCACCCCGATACGGCGAACGTTGGGCGCAGCACTGGTTGGACGTCGTGCGGTATGCCGACACCCACGGTTTTGAAGTCAACACCGAACGCCCCAATGCATGGCCTTATCGCGACTATGTCATTGATGCACTCAATCGCGACACGCCGTACGACCAATTCATCAAACAGCAGATCGCAGGGGATGCGTCCGGTCATGACGCCGCCACCGGATTCCTGGTCACCGCATCGGTGCTGTTGCCCGGCCAGATTGGCAAGGATGCACCGTCGATTCGCTTAGCCAGACAGGACGCGTTGGACGAAATCGTCAACAACATCGGACAGACCTTCCTGGGGCTTAGTGTCGGATGCGCCAGATGTCACGATCACAAGTTCGATCCGATCACCGCGAAAGACTATTACGAGATGCAGGCGTTTGTGGCCGGCGTTGAATATTCCGATCGGGAAGTCCAGTCCCCGGAAACCGAAGCCCGAAAGCGTTCCGTCGTGGCGCTACGAAAACGGCTTTCGACGATCGAACAGAAGCTGACTCAGTTCGTCCCAACAGCGATGCCCGCCCAGACACCGCAGGCGGATTCAATGGTTGCAAACGCACAGCAGAACATCGAATCGTTCCCGCCGGTGGAATCCAAATTTGTTCGGTTCACGATCCACGATTCCAATCTGCACCCATCGCTTGGTCTGATCGAACCCTGTCTGGACGAATTCGAGATCCTGACGGACGAAGAGAACCCGATCAACGTCGCCTTGGCATCGTTGGGGACCAAGGTCACGGCCTCTGGAAGCCGTTCGTCGGCGAAGCACAAACTGGAACACGTCAACGACGGACGCTACGGCAACGCTCGCAGTTGGATGTCGGATTCCAACGGAACCGGTTGGGTACAGTTCGAATTGGCTGATCCTGTACGAATCGCACAGGTGGTCTGGAGTCGGGATCGCGATGGGAAATTGGCGGACCGGTTACCCATCGCCTACACGCTGGAATCGGGGCTATCGCTGGATCAAATGCAGCCGTTGGTCCACGTGCAGCCTCGCCGTCCACCGGTTCAACCGTCTTTGAACATTGATCGCTTCACGCCCGTGCCGGCGAAACGTTTGCGATTCACCGTGATGTCCACCAACAATCTAGAACCCTGTATCGATGAACTGGAAGTGTTCAACGCAGATGGGAACAACATTGCGTTGGCAAGTGTCGGCACCAAGGTGACCACGTCGGGCGACACGGTCGTTGCCGATCGACACGATCCCCAGTTCGTGAACGATGGAACCTATGGAAATTCGCGAAGCTGGATGTCCAACGAATCGGGCAAAGGCTGGGTCGAGTTGCAGTTCGCAGACGAACAGGAGATTACGCGTGTTCTATGGGGACGCGATCGAAAAGGAAAGTTCAGCGATCGGCTGGCGACAAGCTACAAGATCGAAGTTGCCAATGACGATTCGACGGACAAATGGATGGTCGTCGCCGATTCGACCGATCGTCACGATTGGAAACCCGATGCCGACCGGCGGCCGACGTACAGTTTGGCAGGTCTAAGTCCTGATGATTCACGCACAGCACAAAAGCTGCTGGAACAGAAACAGTCGACCGAAGCCAGGATCGCGCAAGCAGAGCGTGCGAAGTTGGCTTTTGCTGGTACGTTCCGAAAACCAGACGACATCCATCGGCTTAGCCGTGGTGATCCCGAACAGCCCAAGGAACCGGTGACTCCCGCGGTCCTCAGCGCACTGGGCGACCTGACGCTGCCCGCGGACACCGAGGAACAAGATCGCCGGATCGCGCTGGCTGACTGGATCATCCAGCCCGACAACCCGATGACGGCGCGGGTGATGGCCAATCGAATCTGGCAATGGCACTTTGGTGTGGGCCCGGTGGAAACGCCAAACGACTTTGGTCGCAACGGCGCCGAACCAACGCATCCCGAATTGCTGGACTCTTTGGCCATCAAGTTCATTGAATCCGGATGGTCCATCAAACGCATGAACCGCATGATTGTCTTGTCGGCGACCTATCGTCAGCAATCCGCGCATCAACCCGAAGCCGCGGCCAAGGATGCAGACGTAAAACTGCTTTGGCGATATCCATCGCGTCGACTTGATGCCGAAGCGATTCGCGATGGCATGCTTGCGGTCAACGGACAGCTGAACCTGACGATGGGCGGTCGCGGATTCAGTCTGTTCAATAAACGCGGCGGTCTGTCCGGTTTTACCCCCGTGGAATCGTTCCAGCGTGACGGGCTTCGGCGGATGGTCTATGCCCACAAGGTCCGGCGGGAAACCGATGCTGTCTTCGGAGCCTTCGATTGCCCCGACGGTGGTCAAAGCGCGGCTAAACGCAGCGAGTCCACCACGCCGATCCAAGCACTGAACCTGTTCAACAGCCGGTTCACGATCGAGCAAGCTGCCGCGTTTGCAAGATTGCTTCGACAGCAGGCAGGCGACGACCATGAACAACAATTACGCGCCGCCTATCAAATCGCACTCAATCGCGATCCCGAAGCTGATGAACTGGCCGATGCGGTGCCGATTGTCCATCAATATGGGCTGGAAACGTTCTGTCGTGCGTTATTCAACAGCAACGAATTCTTGTTTTTACCCTAG
- a CDS encoding alpha/beta hydrolase produces the protein MLMPKSIHRRLLISTLFALTWMDGPSAPPASAQDASQNRVTTSQGLQYANVDGTVLKLDLYVPDLEPAPPLVVWIHGGGWRAGSRNKPALRVLTEHGYAVASISYRFTDQAIFPAQIHDCKAAIRWLRANADRYGYSGKWIAVAGSSAGGHLALLAGVSGGVAELEGDLGDHLEQSSTVQAIVDYFGPSDFVLRGKTQPERAYTEESGSFALLGGTPNGKLKPEMESKASPAAYVSPDDPPLLVFHGTKDKTVLLDQSQRIVSLYQQAGLKAKLVTIQDAGHGGRKFFAPQQIDRVVQFLDQQR, from the coding sequence ATGTTGATGCCAAAGTCCATCCATCGTCGGTTGCTCATTTCCACGCTGTTCGCCTTGACGTGGATGGACGGCCCCTCGGCGCCACCGGCATCCGCCCAGGATGCATCGCAAAACCGTGTGACCACTTCGCAAGGCCTCCAGTACGCGAACGTGGATGGCACGGTTTTGAAACTGGACCTGTATGTCCCCGATTTGGAACCGGCGCCGCCATTGGTCGTTTGGATCCACGGCGGTGGTTGGCGAGCAGGTTCACGAAACAAACCAGCCCTCCGCGTGTTGACCGAACACGGCTATGCGGTGGCAAGCATCAGCTACCGATTCACGGACCAAGCGATCTTCCCCGCGCAGATTCACGACTGCAAAGCCGCCATCCGTTGGCTGCGTGCAAACGCGGATCGTTACGGCTATAGCGGAAAGTGGATCGCGGTAGCCGGCAGTTCTGCGGGAGGACATCTGGCGCTTCTGGCCGGCGTGTCCGGTGGCGTTGCGGAATTGGAGGGCGACCTGGGTGACCACTTGGAACAATCGTCGACCGTGCAGGCGATCGTCGACTACTTTGGTCCGTCGGACTTTGTGCTGCGAGGGAAGACACAGCCTGAACGTGCCTATACCGAAGAATCGGGATCCTTTGCACTGCTGGGCGGGACTCCCAATGGCAAGCTGAAACCCGAAATGGAATCCAAAGCGAGCCCCGCGGCGTATGTCAGTCCAGATGACCCGCCGCTGTTGGTTTTCCACGGCACGAAAGACAAGACCGTGTTGTTGGATCAAAGCCAACGGATCGTTTCGCTGTATCAGCAGGCCGGGCTGAAGGCCAAACTGGTGACGATCCAAGACGCAGGCCACGGAGGAAGAAAGTTTTTCGCTCCGCAGCAAATCGATCGCGTCGTCCAGTTTTTGGATCAACAGCGCTAG
- a CDS encoding polyamine aminopropyltransferase, with product MKPSKLEILAYEDTPLGPLCLRRRELLSQPGTVVTEVTLNHEFLMSSYNTDSERAISSRSIQIHGGSDLKTLVGGFGLGYTAWELLKNAQVASVEVVEFLPQVLDWLRQGLIPLSSQLSAAENLTLTSADVYQRLLGPPADPLDLIVIDVDHSPSDQLGEEEHEFYTAAGLAKAKQHLTKGGVLSVWSYAESSSFSEALNATFDTVHVEPIRTFNSLVDHEQTDWLFFGVN from the coding sequence ATGAAACCATCCAAGCTAGAAATATTGGCCTACGAGGATACTCCTCTAGGTCCGCTGTGCTTGCGGCGGCGCGAACTCTTGTCGCAACCGGGTACCGTGGTCACGGAAGTGACTCTGAACCACGAATTCTTGATGAGCAGCTACAACACCGATTCGGAGCGCGCGATATCGAGTCGGTCGATCCAAATCCATGGTGGCAGCGATTTGAAAACGCTTGTTGGCGGGTTCGGTCTCGGCTACACAGCGTGGGAATTGCTGAAAAACGCACAGGTGGCGTCGGTCGAAGTGGTTGAGTTTCTACCACAAGTGTTGGACTGGTTACGTCAGGGGTTGATCCCGCTGTCTTCGCAATTAAGCGCAGCCGAAAACCTGACTCTGACCTCCGCGGACGTCTACCAGCGACTCCTCGGCCCGCCTGCGGATCCGCTGGATTTGATCGTGATCGACGTCGACCATTCACCGAGTGACCAGCTGGGCGAAGAAGAACACGAGTTCTATACCGCGGCTGGTCTTGCCAAGGCAAAACAACACCTAACCAAAGGCGGCGTTCTGTCGGTTTGGTCCTATGCCGAAAGCAGCAGTTTTTCGGAAGCGCTCAACGCCACCTTTGACACCGTTCACGTCGAACCGATTCGAACATTCAATTCTCTGGTCGACCACGAGCAAACCGACTGGTTGTTCTTTGGCGTCAATTAG
- a CDS encoding sulfatase family protein yields the protein MKNIVSKRFSGLFAPLLAVACLSSAPVQAQNDAAADNASKQRPPNIVLLLSDDQAWTDYGFMGHAEIRTPNLDQLAKEGATFRRGYVPTALCRPSLATLLTGHYASTHGVTGNDPSPKYANPNSEKYSQQRAQLISYLDRFDTLPELLAERGYLSHQSGKLWEGSYQNAGFTHGMTKGFPNPGGRHGDVGLKIGRDGVQPVKEFVEMAVAEDKPFFLWYAPFLPHTPHNPPERILAKYRNDNTPESVAKYYAMCEWFDETCGDVLKLIDDSGQRDNTLVVSLTDNGWIQDPTSSKYALRSKQSPNEGGIRTPIIYRWPNSIRPADRPELATSLDIVPTMLAAAGARIPADLPGLNLIPNLSSGDAIDRKQIFGESFAHDIADIEDPEASMLFRWVIEDNWKLLLTYDGEVNRYASTHPRTERGPQLFDLSKDPTEQRNLASQHPDVVTRLANDIQSWYPVKTRKTITIAP from the coding sequence GTGAAGAATATCGTGTCGAAACGTTTCTCAGGCCTTTTCGCACCGTTGTTGGCGGTCGCATGCTTGTCGTCGGCCCCCGTCCAGGCTCAGAACGATGCTGCTGCGGACAACGCATCCAAACAGCGGCCCCCCAATATCGTCCTGCTGCTTTCGGACGATCAAGCATGGACCGACTATGGGTTCATGGGGCATGCTGAAATTCGCACACCCAATTTGGACCAGTTGGCCAAAGAAGGCGCGACGTTCCGTCGTGGCTATGTGCCGACGGCGCTGTGCCGACCTTCGCTTGCGACCTTGCTGACCGGGCACTACGCGTCGACTCACGGCGTGACCGGGAACGATCCATCCCCCAAGTATGCGAATCCGAATTCCGAAAAGTATTCGCAACAACGTGCCCAACTGATTTCGTACCTAGACCGTTTTGACACGCTGCCGGAATTGTTGGCCGAGCGCGGCTACCTGAGCCACCAGAGCGGAAAACTGTGGGAAGGAAGCTACCAAAACGCGGGCTTCACCCACGGCATGACCAAGGGATTTCCCAATCCGGGCGGGCGACACGGCGACGTGGGCCTGAAAATCGGTCGCGATGGAGTCCAGCCTGTCAAAGAATTTGTCGAGATGGCCGTCGCGGAAGACAAACCGTTCTTCCTGTGGTACGCACCGTTCCTGCCGCACACGCCGCACAATCCACCGGAGCGGATTCTGGCGAAGTATCGCAACGACAATACACCCGAATCGGTCGCCAAGTATTACGCGATGTGCGAATGGTTCGATGAAACCTGTGGGGACGTCTTGAAACTGATCGATGATTCGGGCCAGCGCGACAACACCTTGGTCGTATCGCTGACCGACAACGGCTGGATCCAAGATCCGACCAGTTCCAAGTACGCACTGCGTTCAAAACAGTCCCCCAATGAAGGTGGCATCCGAACGCCCATCATCTACCGTTGGCCCAATTCGATTCGTCCCGCGGATCGTCCGGAATTGGCGACCAGCCTAGACATTGTTCCAACGATGTTGGCGGCCGCGGGTGCAAGGATTCCTGCCGATCTGCCAGGCCTGAACCTGATCCCCAACCTCTCCTCTGGTGACGCCATCGATCGCAAGCAAATTTTCGGGGAAAGCTTTGCCCACGATATCGCGGACATCGAAGACCCCGAAGCATCGATGCTGTTTCGCTGGGTGATCGAAGACAATTGGAAACTGTTGCTAACCTATGACGGCGAAGTCAATCGGTACGCAAGCACTCACCCACGCACAGAGCGGGGACCGCAATTGTTCGACCTAAGCAAGGACCCGACCGAGCAGCGGAACTTGGCTTCCCAACATCCCGACGTCGTCACGCGTTTGGCCAACGACATCCAGTCGTGGTACCCGGTCAAAACACGCAAGACAATCACGATTGCCCCGTAG
- a CDS encoding DUF1501 domain-containing protein: MHLRNQNGSHQQQPLGQSTQDRRGFLSNAATALGSIALLDLLSSDRLLADQPTIDPARPFAARQPHFPAKAKNVLVIFCAGAVSQLETWDYKPELIKHDGQPLKGGPAVTFQGPAGDLARPQYEFRQRGETGKWVSDMIPHLAELTDDFAFVHSLTSKSNTHGPAENFLSTGTPLDGFPSLGSWISYGMGSENQDLPAYVAIPDPRGVPQNGSNNWGAGFLPAAFQGTPFSSKQPLRNLSAPDVSPGADLAARKLLQQMNQRHQDNHPGDTKLAARIASYELAARMQMSMPELSDLSSEPAHVLRSYGADDESNPVRAAYARNCILARRMIESGVRFVQLFNGAYASGGDLNWDGHNKLKEQYDKHAAVLDQPTAAMIKDMKARGLLDDTLVVWCTEFGRMPFFQKGSKGRDHNPDGFTCWMTGAGVKPGVSHGVTDELGQKAIQDVRPLYDFNATILHLLGFDHERLTFEHNGIQRRLTNVEGDVIHEILA, from the coding sequence ATGCATCTTCGCAACCAGAACGGTTCGCATCAGCAACAACCACTCGGACAATCGACGCAGGATCGTCGTGGGTTCTTGTCCAATGCCGCAACAGCGCTGGGGTCCATTGCGCTGCTGGATCTACTGTCTTCGGATCGTTTGTTGGCCGATCAACCGACGATCGATCCGGCTCGTCCATTCGCCGCACGTCAGCCTCACTTTCCCGCCAAAGCCAAGAATGTGCTGGTGATTTTTTGCGCCGGTGCCGTCAGCCAACTGGAAACTTGGGATTACAAACCGGAACTGATCAAACACGACGGGCAACCGCTCAAAGGCGGTCCGGCGGTCACGTTCCAGGGCCCTGCGGGAGACTTAGCTCGCCCGCAATACGAGTTTCGGCAACGGGGGGAAACGGGGAAATGGGTCAGCGACATGATCCCGCATCTAGCGGAGCTGACGGACGACTTTGCCTTTGTGCATTCGTTGACAAGCAAGAGCAACACGCACGGGCCAGCGGAGAATTTCTTGTCGACCGGCACGCCGCTCGATGGGTTCCCCAGCCTGGGGTCCTGGATCAGCTATGGGATGGGCAGCGAGAACCAGGACCTGCCTGCGTACGTCGCGATCCCGGATCCACGAGGCGTTCCGCAGAACGGATCCAACAATTGGGGTGCAGGCTTTTTGCCAGCGGCGTTCCAGGGAACTCCTTTCAGTTCGAAGCAACCGCTGCGAAACCTGAGCGCGCCCGACGTCAGTCCGGGTGCGGATCTTGCGGCCAGAAAACTGTTGCAGCAGATGAATCAGCGGCATCAAGACAATCACCCCGGTGACACGAAGCTTGCCGCTCGTATCGCAAGCTACGAACTAGCCGCTCGGATGCAAATGAGCATGCCCGAATTATCCGACCTCAGTTCAGAACCTGCTCACGTGCTGAGAAGCTATGGAGCAGACGACGAGTCCAATCCGGTCCGTGCCGCCTATGCACGCAACTGTATTCTGGCCAGACGGATGATCGAAAGCGGCGTTCGGTTTGTTCAGCTTTTCAACGGCGCCTATGCCAGCGGTGGCGACCTAAATTGGGACGGGCACAACAAACTGAAAGAACAATACGACAAGCACGCGGCTGTGTTGGATCAACCCACCGCTGCGATGATCAAAGACATGAAGGCACGAGGGTTGTTGGACGATACGCTGGTTGTATGGTGCACGGAATTTGGTCGGATGCCCTTCTTTCAAAAGGGATCCAAGGGACGTGACCATAATCCGGACGGGTTCACATGCTGGATGACCGGGGCCGGCGTCAAACCGGGCGTCAGCCACGGCGTCACCGACGAACTTGGGCAAAAGGCAATCCAAGATGTCCGACCGCTGTATGATTTCAACGCCACAATCCTGCACCTACTCGGATTCGATCACGAACGACTGACCTTCGAACATAACGGGATACAAAGACGACTGACGAACGTCGAAGGCGACGTCATCCACGAAATCCTTGCGTGA
- the map gene encoding type I methionyl aminopeptidase has protein sequence MLKKQKKLILTTEQQDAMRRAGRVNARLLDYIRPHVTAGISTRQIDEMIHGWTIDNGHVPATLGYQNYPKSCCTSINDVICHGIPDEYVLQDGDIINVDITTIVDGWHGDQSETFLIGDVSEERRAVTQCAFDCLYLAIEALTPGCRVSTIGETVVPEAHRRGFTVVREYVGHGLGLQFHLDPSVPHFPNRQSRIDRLYPGMCFTVEPMINAGSRYTRSDKDDGWTVRTKDGRASAQFEHSLLMTEDGPEILTLTEDGPRRGHQFESNSGSRSTGDANVEPAS, from the coding sequence ATGTTGAAGAAGCAAAAGAAGCTGATTCTTACGACCGAGCAGCAGGACGCGATGCGTCGAGCCGGGCGTGTGAACGCGCGCCTACTGGATTACATCCGACCGCATGTGACCGCGGGGATTTCCACGCGACAGATCGACGAAATGATCCATGGCTGGACGATCGACAATGGTCACGTGCCTGCCACCTTGGGATATCAGAACTACCCGAAAAGTTGCTGTACCAGCATCAATGACGTGATTTGTCACGGGATTCCGGACGAATACGTGCTGCAGGACGGTGACATCATCAACGTCGACATCACCACGATCGTTGACGGATGGCATGGTGACCAAAGCGAGACGTTCCTGATCGGCGACGTATCGGAAGAACGACGTGCGGTCACCCAATGTGCGTTTGATTGTCTGTATTTGGCGATCGAAGCACTGACGCCTGGATGTCGCGTCAGCACGATTGGCGAAACGGTCGTCCCCGAGGCCCATCGGCGCGGTTTCACCGTCGTACGCGAATATGTCGGACACGGGTTGGGGCTCCAGTTTCACCTGGACCCATCGGTGCCACACTTCCCCAATCGCCAAAGCCGCATCGACCGGCTTTACCCCGGAATGTGCTTTACGGTCGAGCCGATGATCAATGCCGGCAGCCGCTATACACGAAGCGACAAAGACGATGGATGGACAGTCCGGACCAAAGACGGACGTGCATCGGCCCAGTTCGAACACTCGCTGTTGATGACCGAAGACGGACCCGAAATTTTGACGCTGACCGAAGATGGTCCTCGCCGCGGGCACCAATTCGAGTCCAATTCGGGATCGCGTTCGACCGGCGACGCCAACGTCGAACCCGCGTCTTAA
- a CDS encoding alpha/beta hydrolase family protein, producing MQHPTTPIATRTYGLASKLALLFAVLTTTVSVSGQTNNAPKTDVGDRMLTQYFQLETASLSTDVVTPGMTLPELEEQQSTDRKRLAEMLGLDPMPERTPLKPVIVSTEQRDGFRVQRLHFQPSPGLYVAANYYLPPKCDEPLPTILYVCGHANTVKDGVRPGNKAAYHHHGVWFARNGYTCLVIDTIQLGEFPGQHHGTYRLGKWWWNNRGYTPAGVEAWTGMRALDYLETRPEVDADRFGVTGRSGGGVYSWWIAALDKRIKVAVPVAGITTLHNHVVDGCVEGHCDCMYMINTYRWDYGRVAALVAPRPLLISNTDKDSIFPLDGVVQIHRQVRDVYELYGEPNHLGLQITEGPHKDTQELRVHAFRWFTRFLRDDHELIRMPADKCIELTDLAVFDTPPADERVTTADQWFVPEVQDPDPNWQESLLQKTFAGWPSGDQIPALDTKRIATSVKDGIRCDVYQFDSQQPFRLPLFVLSAEPEPKEADPQETKPAKDSSAEPPSADANNATPNHWTVEVLGQEAWEEVAGGLASILPKQFPDAVGSDDRFQTLSKRLKQDPTGTLVLFPPRGIGPTQWSGNDTKRGHIRRRFMLLGQTLDGMRIWDLRRAIAAVRSIPEFDDAPLTLRGSDHAAAWILYASLFDQPVTELELIHPPSNHQDGITLLNVSRVVDMFSIMKQAESRSKLNVWSDVASEED from the coding sequence GTGCAACACCCGACGACTCCAATCGCGACGCGGACGTATGGATTGGCTTCCAAATTGGCTCTGCTGTTCGCAGTTCTAACCACGACAGTGAGCGTATCGGGTCAGACCAACAACGCGCCGAAGACGGACGTCGGCGACCGGATGTTGACGCAGTACTTTCAATTGGAAACCGCATCGCTGTCGACGGATGTCGTAACGCCTGGGATGACTCTTCCTGAATTAGAAGAACAACAGAGCACCGATCGCAAGCGGTTGGCCGAAATGCTGGGGTTGGACCCGATGCCTGAACGGACTCCGTTGAAACCGGTCATCGTCAGCACCGAACAACGTGATGGATTTCGAGTTCAACGACTGCACTTTCAACCCTCACCAGGTCTGTACGTCGCGGCCAACTACTATCTTCCGCCGAAATGTGACGAACCGCTGCCGACGATTTTGTACGTCTGTGGTCATGCCAATACGGTGAAAGACGGAGTTCGGCCGGGCAACAAAGCGGCCTATCATCATCACGGCGTTTGGTTTGCCAGGAACGGCTACACCTGTCTGGTCATCGACACGATTCAACTGGGCGAGTTTCCCGGCCAGCATCACGGCACGTATCGGCTGGGCAAATGGTGGTGGAACAATCGCGGGTACACTCCGGCGGGGGTCGAGGCGTGGACCGGGATGCGAGCACTCGACTATCTAGAGACCCGCCCGGAAGTTGATGCTGATCGGTTCGGTGTGACCGGGCGATCCGGTGGCGGCGTCTATTCGTGGTGGATCGCCGCGCTGGACAAGCGAATCAAAGTTGCCGTTCCCGTCGCCGGCATCACGACGCTGCACAATCACGTCGTCGATGGATGCGTCGAAGGCCACTGTGATTGCATGTACATGATCAATACCTATCGCTGGGACTACGGACGTGTCGCGGCGTTGGTCGCCCCGCGTCCCCTGCTGATTTCCAATACCGACAAAGACAGTATTTTCCCGTTGGACGGTGTGGTCCAGATTCATCGCCAAGTCCGTGACGTTTACGAACTGTATGGCGAGCCCAACCATTTGGGTTTGCAGATCACCGAAGGGCCGCACAAGGACACGCAAGAACTTCGCGTCCATGCATTTCGTTGGTTCACTCGCTTCTTGAGAGACGATCATGAACTGATCCGAATGCCGGCGGACAAGTGCATCGAGTTGACGGATCTGGCCGTCTTTGACACTCCACCGGCAGACGAGCGAGTGACCACAGCGGATCAGTGGTTCGTGCCCGAGGTCCAGGATCCGGATCCGAATTGGCAGGAATCGCTGTTGCAGAAAACGTTTGCCGGTTGGCCAAGCGGAGATCAAATCCCGGCGCTGGATACCAAGCGAATCGCGACCTCGGTGAAGGACGGAATCCGCTGCGATGTTTACCAATTCGATAGCCAGCAACCGTTTCGATTGCCGCTGTTTGTGTTGTCCGCTGAACCGGAACCCAAGGAAGCAGATCCGCAGGAAACCAAACCCGCAAAAGATAGTTCTGCAGAGCCCCCTTCTGCAGATGCCAACAACGCAACACCAAACCACTGGACGGTCGAAGTGCTGGGCCAGGAAGCTTGGGAAGAAGTTGCTGGTGGGCTAGCATCGATTTTGCCCAAGCAGTTCCCCGATGCCGTTGGATCGGACGACCGTTTCCAGACGCTTTCCAAACGATTGAAGCAGGATCCCACGGGGACGTTGGTGCTGTTCCCACCACGCGGAATCGGACCCACGCAGTGGTCCGGCAACGACACCAAGCGTGGCCACATCCGACGACGGTTCATGCTGTTGGGACAGACGTTAGATGGGATGCGTATCTGGGATCTGCGTCGCGCCATCGCGGCGGTGCGATCGATCCCGGAATTTGACGATGCACCGCTGACACTGCGTGGGTCTGATCACGCTGCGGCTTGGATTCTGTACGCCAGTCTGTTCGACCAACCGGTTACGGAACTGGAATTGATCCATCCGCCATCCAACCACCAGGACGGGATTACTTTGCTGAACGTCAGCCGCGTGGTGGACATGTTCAGCATTATGAAACAAGCCGAATCGCGTTCCAAGTTGAATGTCTGGTCCGACGTTGCCAGCGAAGAAGACTGA